One Festucalex cinctus isolate MCC-2025b chromosome 1, RoL_Fcin_1.0, whole genome shotgun sequence genomic region harbors:
- the coro1a gene encoding coronin-1A — translation MSRQVVRSSKFRHVFGQAAKSDLCYDDIRISQMTWDSNFCSVNPKFVAMIVDASGGGAFMVLPLGKTGRIDMSYPTVCGHTGPVLDIEFCPHNDNIIASGSEDCSIMIWEIPDSGLSSPLTQPVVKLEGHSKRVGILSWHPTAHNVLMSAGCDNVVVLWNVARGEAVVRIDDVHSDLIYSACWNQDGSKILTSCKDKTIRVMDPRKGTVLAEKEKPHEGSRPVRAVWVSDRRILTTGFSRMSERQVALWDLEDFGSPLTLQELDTSSGVLLPFFDPDTGVVYLCGKGDSSIRYFEVTEEAPYVHYLSMYSSKESQKGMGYMPKRGLEVNKCEIARFYKLHERKCEPIVMTVPRKSDLFQEDLYPDTIGPEPSAEADDWFAGKAAPPMLISLKDGFVATTKAKEFKVHKSLLKTTVASAGATHIDGGGGDVSALKRELKALKASLEELSNRVSLLESKH, via the exons ATGTCCCGGCAGGTGGTGCGGAGCAGCAAGTTCCGCCACGTCTTCGGCCAGGCGGCCAAGTCCGACCTCTGCTACGATGACATCCGCATCTCGCAGATGACCTGGGACAGCAACTTCTGCTCCGTCAACCCCAAGTTTGTGGCCATGATCGTGGACGCCAGTGGCGGCGGGGCGTTCATGGTGCTGCCTCTCGGCAAG ACGGGTCGTATCGACATGTCCTACCCGACGGTGTGCGGCCACACGGGTCCCGTGCTGGACATTGAGTTTTGTCCCCACAACGACAACATCATCGCCAGCGGCTCTGAGGATTGCAGCATCATG ATTTGGGAGATTCCGGACTCCGGGCTGAGCTCGCCGCTCACGCAGCCGGTGGTGAAGCTGGAGGGTCACTCCAAACGTGTGGGCATCCTCAGCTGGCATCCCACCGCTCACAACGTCCTCATGAGTGCAG GCTGTGACAACGTGGTGGTCCTGTGGAACGTCGCCCGGGGCGAGGCGGTCGTCAGGATCGACGACGTTCACTCGGACCTGATCTACAGCGCCTGCTGGAACCAGGACGGCTCCAAGATCCTGACTTCCTGCAAGGACAAAACGATACGGGTGATGGATCCTCGCAAAGGCACCGTCCTCGCC GAGAAGGAGAAACCTCATGAGGGCTCCAGGCCGGTCCGGGCTGTGTGGGTGTCGGACAGGAGGATCCTGACCACCGGCTTCAGTCGCATGAGCGAGAGGCAGGTGGCGCTGTGGGACCTG GAGGACTTTGGCTCACCGCTGACCCTGCAGGAACTTGACACCAGCAGCGGCGTCCTCCTGCCGTTCTTCGATCCGGACACTGGCGTTGTCTACCTGTGCGGCAAG GGCGACAGCAGCATCCGCTACTTCGAGGTGACGGAAGAGGCGCCCTACGTGCACTACCTGTCCATGTACAGCAGCAAGGAGAGCCAGAAGGGGATGGGCTACATGCCCAAGAGGGGCCTGGAGGTCAACAAGTGTGAGATTGCCAG GTTCTACAAACTTCACGAGAGGAAGTGCGAGCCCATCGTCATGACGGTGCCCAGGAAG TCGGACCTGTTCCAGGAGGACCTTTACCCCGACACCATCGGCCCAGAACCTTCCGCAGAAGCCGACGACTGGTTTGCAGGCAAAGCCGCGCCGCCCATGCTCATCTCGCTCAAAGATGGCTTCGTGGCCACCACCAAGGCCAAAGAGTTCAAAGTTCACAAGAGCCTCCTCAAGACCACCGTGGCCTCAGCTGGCGCCACTCACATAGATGGCGGCGGAGGG GATGTCTCTGCTTTGAAGCGGGAGTTGAAGGCTCTGAAAGCATCTCTGGAGGAACTTAGCAATCGTGTGAGCTTGCTGGAGAGCAAACATTAA
- the paqr4a gene encoding progestin and adipoQ receptor family member 4a, whose product MVSHKVLVAVLLLNVYIGVQSFLCLFGGVLLSVVFALAFLNGPRLLDWASSPPHLQFNKYVLTGYRPVSSVQDCIRSLFYLHNELGNIYTHGIPLLCFLVLLPLNIPWSQISVTWLGVVHFLACLSPQLGSVLYHLFMNHEGGEPVYHTLLKLDVCGICMINTLGALPILYSTLLCYPLIRTAALSIYILLSSYGIYCAVTARSSVRRLRSFAWQALFRFSFFVLRWAGVGGGSPTSLRHFLTMDALAVLGGVINIARIPERFRPGLFDYWCNSHQIMHVLVVGSILYLHWGVLDDLLWINSYNCPPD is encoded by the exons ATGGTGTCCCACAAGGTTCTCGTGGCCGTCCTCTTGCTAAACGTGTACATCGGCGTGCAGTCCTTCCTGTGCTTGTTCGGCGGCGTGCTGCTGTCGGTGGTGTTCGCCTTGGCCTTTCTGAACGGACCGCGGCTGCTGGACTGGGCCAGCTCGCCCCCTCACCTGCAGTTCAACAAGTATGTTCTGACCGGGTACCGGCCCGTCTCGTCTGTGCAAGACTGCATCCGGAGCCTCTTCTACCTGCACAACGAGCTGGGAAATATATACACTCACG GCATACCTCTGTTGTGCTTCCTGGTGCTGCTGCCGCTCAACATCCCCTGGTCTCAGATCAGCGTGACGTGGCTGGGCGTGGTGCACTTCCTGGCCTGCCTGTCGCCGCAGCTGGGCTCGGTGCTTTACCACCTCTTCATGAACCACGAGGGCGGCGAGCCCGTCTACCACACCCTCCTCAAGCTCGACGTGTGCGGAATTTGCATGATCAACACTCTGG GGGCGCTGCCGATCCTGTACAGCACCCTGCTGTGCTACCCGCTGATCCGCACGGCGGCGCTGTCCATCTACATCCTGCTGTCCAGCTACGGCATCTACTGCGCGGTGACGGCGCGCAGCAGCGTGCGCCGCCTGCGCTCCTTCGCATGGCAGGCGCTCTTCCGCTTCTCCTTCTTCGTGCTGCGCTGGGCGGGCGTGGGCGGCGGCAGCCCCACCTCGCTGCGCCACTTCCTCACCATGGACGCGCTGGCCGTGCTGGGCGGAGTCATCAACATCGCCCGCATCCCCGAGCGCTTCCGCCCGGGCCTCTTTGACTACTGGTGCAACAGCCACCAGATCATGCACGTGCTGGTGGTGGGATCCATCCTCTACTTGCACTGGGGCGTCCTGGACGACCTGCTGTGGATCAACAGCTACAATTGTCCCCCCGACTGA
- the LOC144025724 gene encoding perforin-1-like isoform X1, whose amino-acid sequence MQIQQSACLQGNLNMILLNICVVLALFLPQRTHQSCTVGSSKECFQAAMAPGTNLAGEGFDITEMKRKGAFVLDMNRWKRKDKTCALCSNPFMEKEKQKLPLSVVDWRPKQSCSFKVASTIHRSSEALVNSISSLVENNWKSSLELNVKKYGAKVMLAGTRSNAAQYSMEKSKSDKFSFTSQKMSCEYYSYRVSNKPLLHSEFRKALKELPKTYSPQHKQRFYRLIDNFGTHYITKVKLGGSVQSVTSIKQCQASLQGLSVDEVNMCLEAEASVTALRETAETQTKHCKNNIDKTESKAAFSSLFNDRLTDIKGGHTTEMDLLFSASKDPSAYKEWLNTLPHYPDIISYSLEPLHELLPTNTPVRKNLRLAISHYILERALMRNCSGRCQAGINSDSRDPCVCQCHNERAVNPDCCPTRRGIARVIITVQRASGLWGDHSTATDGYVKVIFNKQEQRSPVIYNNNNPHWAAVMDLGSQDLSAAPKVRFEVWDQDSGWDDDLLGQCEQVLTAGVKTDVCAMHHGKFFYKWDVECAPSLGGMSCTDYKASPMSQSLMSFYVSRHAHPVPQDALLKMGVFVSSQSAKTNQSFTDVC is encoded by the exons ATGCAG atcCAACAATCAGCGTGCCTCCAAGGCAACCTCAACATGATTCTGTTGAACATTTGCGTTGTCCTTGCGCTGTTCCTGCCTCAGCGTACACATCAGTCCTGCACAGTGGGCTCCTCCAAGGAATGCTTCCAGGCAGCCATGGCTCCAGGCACCAATCTGGCCGGGGAAGGCTTCGATATCACCGAGATGAAGCGCAAGGGGGCATTTGTTCTGGACATGAATCGGTGGAAGCGCAAGGACAAAACGTGCGCCCTGTGTAGCAACCCCTTCATGGAGAAGGAGAAGCAGAAGCTTCCCCTGTCCGTGGTGGACTGGAGGCCCAAGCAGTCCTGCAGCTTCAAGGTGGCCAGTACCATTCATCGCTCCAGTGAGGCTCTCGTCAACTCCATCTCCTCTTTAGTGGAAAACAACTGGAAGTCCAGTCTGGAGTTGAATGTTAAGAAGTACGGGGCAAAAGTCATGCTGGCTGGTACCCGGTCAAATGCGGCCCAATACTCAATGGAGAAATCAAAGAGCGACAAGTTCAGCTTTACCAGTCAAAAAATGTCTTGCGAGTACTACAG CTACCGAGTGTCCAACAAACCTCTACTGCACAGCGAATTTCGAAAAGCACTGAAGGAGCTTCCAAAGACCTACAGCCCTCAGCACAAGCAACGTTTTTACAGACTAATTGACAACTTTGGCACCCATTACATCACAAAG GTGAAACTGGGAGGGTCTGTCCAATCGGTGACCAGTATCAAACAGTGCCAGGCCAGCCTGCAGGGCCTCAGCGTGGATGAGGTGAATATGTGCCTGGAAGCCGAGGCTTCCGTGACCGCTCTTCGTGAGACCGCAGAAACTCAGACCAAACACTGCAAGAACAATATTGACAAGACGGAGAGCAAGGCGGCCTTCTCCAGCCTCTTTAACGACAG GTTGACAGATATAAAGGGGGGTCACACCACAGAGATGGACCTTCTCTTCTCTGCCAGCAAAGATCCATCCGCCTACAAGGAATGGCTCAACACGCTGCCTCACTATCCAGACATCATATCGTATTCTCTGGAGCCTCTGCACGAGCTGCTGCCAACTAACACTCCTGTTCGGAAGAACCTGCGCTTGGCCATAAGCCATTACATCCTGGAAAGGGCTCTGATGAGGAACTGCAGCGGGCGCTGTCAGGCCGGCATCAACAGCGACTCCCGTGACCCCTGTGTCTGCCAGTGCCACAACGAGCGCGCCGTAAACCCGGACTGCTGCCCAACCCGTAGGGGCATCGCCCGGGTCATCATCACCGTCCAAAGGGCCTCGGGTCTTTGGGGGGATCATTCCACGGCCACCGACGGCTACGTCAAGGTGATTTTCAACAAGCAAGAGCAGCGTTCGCCCGTCATTTACAATAATAACAACCCCCACTGGGCCGCCGTCATGGACCTGGGTAGCCAGGACTTGTCAGCGGCCCCTAAAGTCAGATTTGAAGTTTGGGATCAGGACAGTGGCTGGGACGACGACCTTCTGGGACAATGCGAGCAAGTGCTGACGGCAGGCGTGAAGACGGATGTGTGCGCCATGCACCACGGGAAGTTTTTCTACAAGTGGGATGTGGAATGCGCGCCCAGTCTGGGCGGTATGTCGTGCACCGACTACAAGGCTTCACCCATGAGCCAAAGTTTGATGAGCTTTTACGTGTCCCGCCATGCTCACCCTGTTCCGCAAGATGCACTGCTGAAGATGGGTGTCTTTGTGAGCAGTCAGAGCGCAAAGACAAACCAAAGTTTCACTGATGTGTGTTAA
- the LOC144025724 gene encoding perforin-1-like isoform X2, whose translation MILLNICVVLALFLPQRTHQSCTVGSSKECFQAAMAPGTNLAGEGFDITEMKRKGAFVLDMNRWKRKDKTCALCSNPFMEKEKQKLPLSVVDWRPKQSCSFKVASTIHRSSEALVNSISSLVENNWKSSLELNVKKYGAKVMLAGTRSNAAQYSMEKSKSDKFSFTSQKMSCEYYSYRVSNKPLLHSEFRKALKELPKTYSPQHKQRFYRLIDNFGTHYITKVKLGGSVQSVTSIKQCQASLQGLSVDEVNMCLEAEASVTALRETAETQTKHCKNNIDKTESKAAFSSLFNDRLTDIKGGHTTEMDLLFSASKDPSAYKEWLNTLPHYPDIISYSLEPLHELLPTNTPVRKNLRLAISHYILERALMRNCSGRCQAGINSDSRDPCVCQCHNERAVNPDCCPTRRGIARVIITVQRASGLWGDHSTATDGYVKVIFNKQEQRSPVIYNNNNPHWAAVMDLGSQDLSAAPKVRFEVWDQDSGWDDDLLGQCEQVLTAGVKTDVCAMHHGKFFYKWDVECAPSLGGMSCTDYKASPMSQSLMSFYVSRHAHPVPQDALLKMGVFVSSQSAKTNQSFTDVC comes from the exons ATGATTCTGTTGAACATTTGCGTTGTCCTTGCGCTGTTCCTGCCTCAGCGTACACATCAGTCCTGCACAGTGGGCTCCTCCAAGGAATGCTTCCAGGCAGCCATGGCTCCAGGCACCAATCTGGCCGGGGAAGGCTTCGATATCACCGAGATGAAGCGCAAGGGGGCATTTGTTCTGGACATGAATCGGTGGAAGCGCAAGGACAAAACGTGCGCCCTGTGTAGCAACCCCTTCATGGAGAAGGAGAAGCAGAAGCTTCCCCTGTCCGTGGTGGACTGGAGGCCCAAGCAGTCCTGCAGCTTCAAGGTGGCCAGTACCATTCATCGCTCCAGTGAGGCTCTCGTCAACTCCATCTCCTCTTTAGTGGAAAACAACTGGAAGTCCAGTCTGGAGTTGAATGTTAAGAAGTACGGGGCAAAAGTCATGCTGGCTGGTACCCGGTCAAATGCGGCCCAATACTCAATGGAGAAATCAAAGAGCGACAAGTTCAGCTTTACCAGTCAAAAAATGTCTTGCGAGTACTACAG CTACCGAGTGTCCAACAAACCTCTACTGCACAGCGAATTTCGAAAAGCACTGAAGGAGCTTCCAAAGACCTACAGCCCTCAGCACAAGCAACGTTTTTACAGACTAATTGACAACTTTGGCACCCATTACATCACAAAG GTGAAACTGGGAGGGTCTGTCCAATCGGTGACCAGTATCAAACAGTGCCAGGCCAGCCTGCAGGGCCTCAGCGTGGATGAGGTGAATATGTGCCTGGAAGCCGAGGCTTCCGTGACCGCTCTTCGTGAGACCGCAGAAACTCAGACCAAACACTGCAAGAACAATATTGACAAGACGGAGAGCAAGGCGGCCTTCTCCAGCCTCTTTAACGACAG GTTGACAGATATAAAGGGGGGTCACACCACAGAGATGGACCTTCTCTTCTCTGCCAGCAAAGATCCATCCGCCTACAAGGAATGGCTCAACACGCTGCCTCACTATCCAGACATCATATCGTATTCTCTGGAGCCTCTGCACGAGCTGCTGCCAACTAACACTCCTGTTCGGAAGAACCTGCGCTTGGCCATAAGCCATTACATCCTGGAAAGGGCTCTGATGAGGAACTGCAGCGGGCGCTGTCAGGCCGGCATCAACAGCGACTCCCGTGACCCCTGTGTCTGCCAGTGCCACAACGAGCGCGCCGTAAACCCGGACTGCTGCCCAACCCGTAGGGGCATCGCCCGGGTCATCATCACCGTCCAAAGGGCCTCGGGTCTTTGGGGGGATCATTCCACGGCCACCGACGGCTACGTCAAGGTGATTTTCAACAAGCAAGAGCAGCGTTCGCCCGTCATTTACAATAATAACAACCCCCACTGGGCCGCCGTCATGGACCTGGGTAGCCAGGACTTGTCAGCGGCCCCTAAAGTCAGATTTGAAGTTTGGGATCAGGACAGTGGCTGGGACGACGACCTTCTGGGACAATGCGAGCAAGTGCTGACGGCAGGCGTGAAGACGGATGTGTGCGCCATGCACCACGGGAAGTTTTTCTACAAGTGGGATGTGGAATGCGCGCCCAGTCTGGGCGGTATGTCGTGCACCGACTACAAGGCTTCACCCATGAGCCAAAGTTTGATGAGCTTTTACGTGTCCCGCCATGCTCACCCTGTTCCGCAAGATGCACTGCTGAAGATGGGTGTCTTTGTGAGCAGTCAGAGCGCAAAGACAAACCAAAGTTTCACTGATGTGTGTTAA